The following is a genomic window from Thermodesulfobacteriota bacterium.
CAGAAAACCGAACAGCGGCGGCACTCGGTGCACTGGAAGAAGTAATACCACCACTCCTTGAGAACATCCATGGTCAGTTCCCGGGCGCCGGAAATATGCTTGCCGAACAGGCTACTCATGATTCGCCCGGCAGCGGTGAAATCTTTACGATAAACCGACCGCAGCAGTTCGGCCCTCAATACCGGCATGTTTTTGGGATCGCCGGTGCCCAGAAAGAAATGACACTTGTCGGCGCAGGCCCCGCAGCGGACACAGATATCCATGAAGACCTTGAATGTCCGGAACCGTTCCAGCCGCTCCTTGAATCCTTCGTGCAGAATCTCCTGCCAGTTTTCCGGCAGCTTCCAGTCGTCTTCCAGCGGATTCCAGGCTCTGGCATTGGGCAGACCGACATATTCCACGCTTTTCGGGTTTGAGGCGTAACAGTACATGCCCTCCCGGATGACAACCGGCGTGTCCATCCAGCCGGTCCGAGGCGGCCTGTGATCTGTTCTTGCCAGCAACTCGGCGGGTTTTATCTTGCTTGCCATTGATTACTCCTTTTCCAGTGGTAAACCAGCTTCTCTCATTTTTTCTCTGAACTCTTCCTCGTATTCTTCATACGTATGCGTATGGACGGTGTAATTCCAGGGGTTCACATGCCTTTTGGCCCGGGTGGTATTGGCCAGGTTGCGCGTGGGTGACAGGAAAATCCCTCCGGCATGCATCAGTTTGCTGTAGGGGAAGTAAGCCACCAGCGCGCTGACCAGCAGCAGATGAACATAAAACAGGGTGCCGACGTTTTCCGGGACGGCGGGATTGAACGTCAGCAACCCCATGGCGAAGGCCTTGATGGCCAGAATGTCCACCTTGGCGAAGTAGCGCATCAGAATTCCGGTGGCGGCGATGCCGATAATCAGAAAAAGCGGGAAATAGTCGGACGCCAGTGAGATGTATTTGATCTGGGGCAGGAAGATCCTTCTGCCCAGCAGCACCAGCAGTGCGCCCAGCAGCACCAGGCCGGACATGTAAACGCCGGGCAGGCCGACGGCAAAGTAAGGGGAGAAGAACTCCAGGCGGAAAAAGGAATCGGCGTTTTCGAGAAGCCGAATCACCAGCGGGACCGGCTCGAAGAAAAACCGCATATGCCGGAGAAGGACCACGGCAAAGGCATAATGAAACGCCAGGGCCGTTGCCCAGAGAACGATTTCCCAGCGATAGGAGAGCCGGTAGTTTTCCTTGAATTTGGCTTTGGTGTTTCGAAACAGGGAGCGGAACGTCAGCACCTCAAACAGCATGCGGATGACCACCCCGATGGTTGTGCTGGGGTTGTCAATTTTGTCCTGCTGAATCCAGGGCAGGCTTTTCTGCTGGCCGCAGGTCGTGGGGATGCGAAAGGGAACGGCGGAATTGGCCCAATTCAGCACCTTGCGGGTTACTCCGACAATGAACAGGACGACGGCCGCGTAAGGGATGATGATGCCGAAAAATCCTTTCAATCCCAGTGTGTCGACCCCTATCCAGGTCAGCACAATGAGGACCACAACCGTTGCCAACGAGAACAGATAGTTTACATTCATCAACAGCACCTCTCTATAAAAAATTCATCCATCATGGCCGCTGAAACCGGCTGATTCTCGAACGACCAGTTAATCAGTTGGTTTGCTCCGGGTCCGACACCAACCCCGCTTTTTCAAATGCTTTGAATACTCTGTTCCTGGCCTCATAGGCCCGAAGCTCAAAAATTTTTTCCCGGCACTCCATGTATTTGTCGAAACCGAGCAGAACCAGTTCATCAATTTTTTTATCCAGTTGCCGATATGGACCGGAATTATCGTTGTCGCCCTGGCCGCCCGTCACGTCCCGGATAATCTGTTTCAGTGAAAAAATAAAAGAGACCGCTTCGGAAGGCGCAAAGGACTGAACGGCTCGGACCCGGATGGCGGCATCCAGGCACTCCGACAACTCGTTCTGAGACGCCTGCGAAGCCAGGCCATCAATGACTTTTGTCAGGCTTTCGGAAAGACTACCGGCCACGGGGTTGGCAAACCGGTCTTTCTCCCTTAAAAAAAAGGAAGCGGTTTCCGCCGGGTAAGTTTTGAGGGCAACCTCGATCCATTGCCTGGTAATGGACTCTTTATGGCCGGCTATTAAGGATTCAACGGTTGGCATGACTGTTTTCCCAAATACTCAACTGGCCTGTCCCCTTCCCGAAAATAAATCGTCAGAAGCATGCCGACGACCGCTTGCCTGCACATGGTACCGGACACGCGATACCGCTACGATGTTAAAAAAAGTTTATATAATCAAGCAATTTTTTTCTGTCAAGGAAAAAGGGACGTTGCCGTCGATATCATTAATAGAGGCCGTTACGGCTCATTCGGGCAGGATATTCATCTGCCGCCACGCAAAATTATTGCCTTGACATCAAGCGGCTGAAGGTGGTATCCGTTTCACCGTTTCATGTTTTTCCGGCGGGGCGTAGCGCAGCCTGGTAGCGCACTTGCATGGGGTGCAAGGAGCCGCAGGTTCAAATCCTGCCGCCCCGACCAAAAAAGTCATTAGCCCGCATTCAGATGTTTCCTTAATGTGGCCTTAATAAAGATCCTCAGAAAGCAGTACGGCTTCGGCTACATCCCGCAGGGGCTTGCGTGAATCCATGCTGCGTTTGCGGATCCAGCGGTAGGCCTCGTCGATCTCCATGCCGCGTTTGCGCATGAGTACTTCCTTGGCCCGTTCCACCATTTTCCGGGTTTCCAGTTCTTCGCGGATGATTTTAGCGTCCAGGGCCAGCTGGGTATTGTGGATTGCCACCGCCGCCTGGTGGGCCACGGCGGTGATCAGATTGACTTCCGTTTCGGAAAAGTCGTGGGGCACGGCGGTAAAACAGTTCAGCACCCCGATGACCTCGTTGTTTTTGATCTGCATGGGAATGCCCACCATGGAAACCAGGCCCAGCTTTTCCGCCATGGCCTTTTCCTTGAACCGGTCGTCCCGCAGAACATGGCGGACAATGATCGGCACTTTGTTGGTGGCCACGTAACCGACGATCCCCTCATCCAGGTTCAAGGTGCGGTCCTTGACGTATGCCGGATCGATGGCCTGGGTGGCTTTCAGCCGGATTTTTTTTCCATTGCCTTCTTCCTCAATCATCCACAGGGAGCAGATTTCCACGCCCGTGACCTTGGCCGTGACCATGACAATCAGCTTGAGGATGTCTTCCAGATATTGTTCGGAGGCCACCGCCCGGCTGATATCCGCCAGCGCCTTGAAGTATTTCTCCGCCTCCGGGTGGTCGGTGGTGTGCGGCATTTCACGATTCCTGATGGCCGTTTCCGGTTGGTTGCATGAATGTTTGTATTCCGGTTCCACGGAACAACTGTCTTTTATAATAAAAGATTCCGCCTGTCAACCGCGTTCGGTCGCCGGCGGTGAATAACCGCTTGTTTTTCTGATGCTTATGATGCTATAAAACAAAGGAAAAACGGGCGGGTGAAGAACAGATGGTCTTCCCGTCCATTATTCAATTTTCAGCATGCAATACCATACAACTTAAGGAAGCGATGAACCCGGACCGGCCCTCACAAAGGACTATTCTCCCTCCGGCGCTGCAGCCCGGAGACGCCATCGGTATTGCCGCCCCGGCCAGTGCCTTTGATGCCAACCTGTTTCAACGGGGGATCATGGCGCTCGAATCGCTGGGGTTCCGGGCAATCATCCCGGAGAACCTTTCGTTGCAGAGAGGGTATCTGGCCGGGACGGATGCGCACCGGGCCGCCATCATAAACCGGCTTTTTTCCGATAGAGACGTGAAAGCAATCATGTGCGCCAGGGGCGGGTTCGGGTCCCTGAAAATTCTGTCCATGCTCGATTATGACCTGATCAGGACCAGGCCGAAAATTTTCGCCGGGTTCAGCGATATAACCGTACTCCTGTCAGTTTTTTTTGAAAAAACAGGGCTGGTGACCCTTCATGCTCCGGTCATCACGACGCTGGCGGATGCCGGGGAGGCAACACGGACGGCGCTGGCATCGGCATTCATGTCACCGGCGCCCACGACACTGGCGGCGGTGGAAGGGATTTCGCTGGTGCCGGGACGGGCCACGGGAATCGTTCGCGGCGGCAATCTTGCGTCCCTCTGCCAGCTGACCGGCACTCCCTATCAACCGGATTTGAAAGGGAGCCTGCTGCTGCTGGAAGACACGGCTGAAGCGCCTTACCGGATTGACCGGATGCTGACCCAGATGCGTCTGGCCGGGTGTCTGGACGGCGTGGCCGGGGTAATCCTGGGGCGGTTTGACCAGTGCGGGGAGATGCGGGAGATTTACGATATCGTCAGAGCCTGTTTTACCGAATCGATTCCGATTCTGGCCGGGCTGCCGGTGGGGCATGAAGGAGATAACCTGCCGTTGCCCCTGGGATTGAGCGCCACCCTGGACGCCGACCGGGGGACGCTGGCATACGACTCGCCGGCGCTGTCAACAGCGGTCCGGAAAGTGCCATGAAAGAAGCCCGGCGCCTGATGGAGGAGGGGGTCGCCCGGGGGGTCTTCCCGGGGGGCGTGCTGCATGTCCGGCGGAACCGCCGGGATCTTTTTCATGAGGCTTATGGGCAGGCCGATCTTTTTTCACGCCAGCCCATGACCCGGGACACGGTTTTTGATCTGGCATCGCTGACCAAGCCTCTGGCCACGGCCCCGGCCGTTTTGAAGCTGGCTGATGAAGGCCGTCTGCGCCTGGACGATGCCGTCGGCGATATCCTGCCGGAATTCCGGGGTACGGATAAACACGCCATTACGCCGGTGCAACTGCTTCTGCATACTTCCGGGCTTCCCGCCCACCGCGAATACTTTTTGACGCTGGCCCGCCTTCCCCGTCAGGAAAGGGATCAGGCCCTGCTCCGGCTGCTGGCCGGAGAACCTCTGGAATACGCCCCCGGCCGCCATCAGGTATACAGTGACCTGGGTTACATGGTGCTCAAATATGTGGTGGAAAAGGTGTCCGGTAAACGGCTGGATGTTTTCGTTCATGAATTCCTCTACGCGCCTCTGCGCATCCACGATCTTTTTTTTATCGATATCCACCGGGAGGATCCGGCCGCGCTGGAGGTAATGCGGACGGAAAGAGCTTTTGCCGCGACCGAAGACTGCCCCCGACGGGGCTGCCTCGTCAAAGGGATGGTTCATGATGATAACGCCTATGAGGCCGGGGGGGTCGCCGGCCAGGCGGGATTGTTTGGCACCACCACAGCGGTGGCCCGGTTTCTGGACGCGCTGCTGGATATCCATGGCGGTGAAACGCCGGTGGGGATTTTGTCAAGAGAAACGACGGCGCTGATGCTGGCGCCCAAGCCGGGATCCGGACGAACCTATGGGTTTGACACCCCGGATCGTGAGAATTCCAGTGCCGGCCGACTGTTTTCTGATACAACCGTGGGGCATCTGGGCTTTACCGGCGTGTCCGTGTGGCTGGACATTGCCCGCGCCGTAACCGTTCTGCTGTTTACCAACCGGGTTCATCCCCGCCGGGATCATAACGAATTGAAAGCGTTTCGCCCGATTCTCCATGACGCCGTTATGTCGGAATTGACCGGTCAAAATCCGGCGGTTTTTTAAAAATAAGATATTTTCCCTTGTGCCGGGGACGGTTTATTGATAGAAATAAAAGATATTTTTCAATCAGGGATGTTTTTAACAATTTGTTTTTTTATGAAGAATTGACCGGGGCGCGGTGGTGAGACAGCGGTTCCGGCTCGTCGCCTCCGGTATGATCAATTATGAAAAAGGATTGTCATGAATCTTCTGTCGGATACTTTTTTGGGCTTTTTTTCCAGCGATCTGGCGATTGATCTGGGGACTGCTAATACGCTTGTGTTTGTCAAGGGTAAGGGGGTTGTCTTGAGCGAACCGTCCGTGGTGGCCATACGGACCGACACCCGGGTCAAGAATCGGGTGGTGGCTGTTGGCGCGGAAGCCAAACGGATGCTGGGCAGGACGCCGGGAAGCATTGTGGCAATCCGGCCTATGCGGGATGGTGTGATCGCGGATTTCGAGGTGGCGGAAGCCATGCTGCGCTATTTTATTCTGAAGGCGCATAACCGGCGCAAGTTTGTCCGGCCGCGAATTATTATCGCCGTGCCATCCGGTATTACCGAGGTCGAGAAGCGGGCCGTTAAGGACTCGGCCGAACGGGCCGGCGCCAGGGAGGTTATCCTTATGGAAGAACCGATGGCGGCGGCCATCGGCGCAGGCCTTCCGATCACCGAGCCGACCTGTAACATGGTGGTGGATATCGGCGGCGGAACCACTGAAGTGGCTGTGATTTCTCTGGCCGGCATTGTTTACAGCCGGTCGCTGCGGGTGGCCGGTGACAAGATGGACGAAGCCATCGCCCAGTACATTAAAAGGAAATACAATCTGCTGATCGGCGAGCGAACGGCCGAACTGATTAAAATAACGATCGGCAATGCCTATCCGGATGAAGAGAACCTGGAAACCATCGAGGTGAAAGGCCGGGATCTGGTATCCGGTATTCCCAAGATACTGGCCATAGATTCAGAGGAGATTCGCCTGGCGATTTCCGAACAGATCGAAGCGATTGTGGAAACCGTCAAAATGGCTCTGGAACAGACGCCTCCTGAACTGTCGGCGGATATTGTTGATCGTGGAATCGTACTGACGGGAGGGGGCGCCCTGCTGAAGAATCTGGACAAGCTGCTTCGGGAAGAGACAGGCCTTCCCATAACCATCGCCGATGATCCTTTGATAACCGTTGCCGTTGGTACCGGTAAAGCCCTGGATAACATTGAAGTCCTGAAGCAGGTCATGCTGTAGACGGAAAATCTTCCGAATTATTCAGGGGCGAAACCGGCGTGTTTTAGCGTTTTTCCGGCGGCGTTCAGCCGGCATGTCATTGTGGTTTACCATCATACAATATGTTTTCACGAAAATTTTTGATTGTAGCCGCCGTTATTCTTATCTTGCTCGCCCATGTGGTGTTTCTCTTCTTTACCAGCCGGCGCAGCACTTATCCTATCGGCGGCGGAACTCTCGGCATTTTTATCGTAGCCCCGATTCAGGATATCTTGACCAGTTCGGCCCGTTTTATAAGACAGACCTGGCACAACTATTTTGATTTGGTTTCGACCGCGGAAACCAGCCAAAAATTAAAAGTGGAGGTGCAACGGTTGGTTGCTGAAAACAACCGCTGCAGGGAAATTGAGCTCTCCAACGAGCGGCTTCGCGCTCTGTTGGATTTTCACAAGGAGTTCGATATCCAGGTGACGGCCGCCGAAGTCGTGGGCCGGGACCCCTCCGGATGGTTTAAGACGGTTATTGTCGATAAAGGATCCGCGGACGGGGTGAGAAAACGGATGCCGGTGGTAGTCGCGGCCGGTATCGTCGGTCAGATCGTTGATGTGTCCCGTTATTACTCCAAGGTTCTGCTGGTGATCGACAGGAACAGCGCGGTGGACGGTTTATGCCAGCGGTCAAGGGCCCGGGGGATTGTCAAGGGCTCTGATGTGGACAATCAGTGCGATTTTATTTACGTGTTAAGAACCAGCGATGTCATCGCCGGAGACATGGTGATATCTTCCGGGCTGGACGGGATCTATCCCAAAGGCTTGCCCCTGGGACGGGTTTCGGGTGTAATGAAAAAAAAGTGCGGTATGTTCCAGAACGTTGAGATTGAGCCATTTGTCGATTTTGATCGTCTGGAGGAGGTTCTGGTAGTGTTGAATCAGCCGCAGCTTGACTTCACGGATATCCAATGATTTATCTCTTTTATGTTTTCACCGCTTTGGCGCTGATCCTTCTGGAAACACTGGTGCTGGCGGTTTATCTGCCGTCCGGTTTGACCTATGACTTATTGATCCCTCTGGTGGTTTATCTGTCGTTTTTTCATCCCAACGGCAGGACGATTTTATTGATTCTGTTCCTGGGATTGATCGTGGACGGATTAACCGGCGGGGCGATGGGCGTTTATGCGCTGACCTATTTTTGGATTTTTGCGGGCGCGCAACTGGTGGTCCATTATTTGCAGAAAGACAATCTGGCCTTGATGGCCAGCGTAATTCTCGCGGGGATTCTTCTGGAATATGCTTTTTTACTGACCGTTGCGGGTTTGTCCGGAAACGCGTTGCCGGTGGAGAAGCACCTGGCCGGTATTCTCATTGGCCGAATGATTGTGGCGGGCACAACGGGACCAGTTATGGTGTGCGCCTTCAAATGGTTATATGGCGGCAAGAAGACCATTCCGGATATAGCAGAAGTTGATTTGTCCGGCACGCCGGAACGCAAGCCGCAGGGCAGCAACTGATCCGGTGATGCTGTTCCCCTGAGCGTCATGGATGGAGCCGGGGCGGATCATTCAAGTATTGAGACGCCCTTTTTCTTGTTGGGACTGGTTTTGCGCATTTTTCATCGTCATGAAATTGCAAACGACGGCCGGTTAAGCGGCAGGCGGGATGTGGCGACGTGAAAAATTTTTTCCGGACAGTGGACCTTGATGTCTATAGAAAACGCCTCATCCTTCTCCTGCTGATGATAACGGCTGCCTTTGCCGTCCTTTTCTCCCGACTGTTTTTTTTGCAAATTATTGAAGGAAGCGACTATCTGCGGCTGTCGGCCAATAATTGTATCCGCCTTCAGGATATCGACCCCCTGCGGGGACTGATTTTTGACCGGAACGGGAAATGCATGGTGGACAATCGGCCCTCCTTTGATTTGACCATTATTCCCCGGGACGCCGGTAAAATCGACGACACCTTGGCGACGCTGGCGGAGATTACCGGTTTTACCTTTCAGGATCTGAAGAGCAGTTATTCGAAAAACAAAAAAGGGGGATATCAACCGATTCTGTTGTCCGCTGACGTCAGTCGGGACGTCCTGGCGGCGGTGATGGCCAATAAATTTGATATGCCGGGAGTGATCATTCATCTCAAACCCTTGCGGCATTATCTTTATGACCGATTTGCCGCTCACCTGATCGGATATCTGGGTGAAATCAGCAAAAAAGAACTGGAAGAGAGGGAGTTCACCGGTTACGAGGCCGGTTGTTTCGTGGGAAAATGCGGTGTGGAGAGGGCCTTTGACCGCCATCTGCGAGGACGAAAAGGCGGTTCCCAAGTGGAGGTTAACGCCAACGGGCAGGTCAAACGGATTTTAAAAACGGTTCCCGCCGAAGCCGGAAACAGCATTTATCTGACGATTGATTTTGAATTACAGAAGAAGGCCGAGGCCCTGCTGGAAGGATTGTGCGGAGCGGTCGTGGCCCTGGATCCGCTTACCGGGGAAGTCCTGGCGCTATGCAGCAGCCCTGCCTTTGATCAGAACAGCTTTATCAGCGGTCTGTCTGGAAAAGCGTGGCGGGAGCTGGTATCGGATCCCCGGAAGCCATTAAGCAACAAGGCGATTCAGGCGGAATACCCGCCGGGATCGACATACAAAATTGTAACGGCGTTGGCCGGTTTGCAGGAACGGTTGATATCGCCGGCGGAAACCTTTTTCTGCCCCGGATACTATCAGTATGGAGACCGTCTTTTCCGTTGCTGGAAAGAGCATGGGCACGGCCAGGTCGGTATGGTAAACGCCCTGGCGCAATCCTGTGACGTCTATTTTTACCAGCTGGGCCAGAGAGCCGGAGTGGAACGGCTGGCTTGGTATGCCAAGGGGTGCGGCCTGGGCCGTCCGACCGGCATCGATCTGTTCGGGGAAAAAGCCGGTCTGATACCGTCGGAGAAATGGAAAAGGAGCCGTTTGAAACAGCCTTGGTACAGCGGTGAAACTCTTTCTGTTGCTATCGGTCAGGGCTACAATCTGGTAACGCCGATTCAGATGGCGGTGCTGGCGGCGGCCGTTGCCAACGGGGGAATGATAAAAAAACCCCTGATCATGAAAAAGATTGAAACCATGGATGGTATCGTTGTCGAGAACGGACGGACAACGGATGAGGGAAGACTTCCGGTTGACCCGGCTGCGCTGGCGGTTGTCCGGGAGGGCCTTTGGAAAGTGGTCAATGAACCGGGCGGAACGGCCTATTATCGTGTTCACGATGAAGCACTGGATATCAGCGGGAAAACCGGGACGGCACAAGTCGTAGCCAGCCCCAAGGAAAAAGATGGTCGTTTGTCGGGTCTGGTTGACGCCATTAAACCACATGCCTGGTTCATCGCCTACGCCCCCTCTGTAAATCCGAAGATCGCCATGGCGGTCGTGGTGGAACGGGGAGGTCACGGATCCAGCGTGGCGGCGCCGATTGCCAGAGAAATGATCAGTATGTACCTGAATGGAAGTCCGGATCCGGAACACTGCCCTCAACCGTTGGCGTCAGAATAGGGGACACGCCGGAAAGGAAGGAGATCATGGCCGAAGGAGAAGAGGGGAAAAAACAGGTGGACTGGGGGATCCTGGTGCCTGTTTTCCTGCTGGGCATTATCGGGATCATGACGATTTTCAGTGCAGCCGCGTCGGAAACCCCTGACCTGCAGAAAAGGCTTTGCCTCAAGCAGGCGATGTGGTTTGCCGGCAGCATGATGATGATTCTTTTTTTTCTTTTTTTTAATTATAAGCGACTTTTTTCCTGGGCGGAGGGTATTTATATCGTCAGCATTGTTCTGTTGATCGCCGTGCTTTTGCTCGGACGTGAGGCCGGTGGGGCCCGGCGCTGGCTGCCCCTGGGCCCAATTTCCGTCCAGCCTTCGGAGATGATGAAGATGGCGCTGGTCATCATCATTGCCAAGTACTATTCCCAGAAATCGATTACGGGGGGCCTGACGTTAAGGCATCTGATCGTTCCCATGGTGCTGACAGCCGTTCCGTTCGGCCTGATTCTGGTCCAGCCGGATCTCGGGACCGCCATGCTGCTGGTGTTGATTACCGCATTCATGACCGGTTTTGTCAAGGTGAGACGGCGGACGGTTCTGGTATTCGGGGGAGCGCTGATAGCCGCAGCTCCCCTGATCTGGATGTTTCTGTTAAAATCGTATCAGAAACTCCGGGTGCTGACCTTCCTGAACCCTGATCGTGATCCCCTGGGCGCCGGATACCATATTATTCAGTCAAAGATCGCTATCGGTTCCGGCATGCTGTTCGGCAAGGGATACATGAAAGGGACCCAGAACGCGCTGGCTTTCCTTCCGGAGCAGCATACGGATTTCATTTTTTCGGTGCTGGCGGAAGAATGGGGGTTGGTCGGTGCCGGCGCAGTGCTTCTGCTTTATCTTTTTGTAATTGTCTGGGGAATCGGTATTGCGTATAAGTGTAAGGATCCGTTCGGTATTATTTTGTCCGTGGGCGCCATCGGAGTAATTTTCTGGCAGGTTGTCATCAATGTCGGTATGGTAATGGGGTTGATGCCGGTGGTCGGCGTCCCCCTTCCGCTGATCAGCTACGGCGGTTCGTCGGTGCTGACGTTTATGATGGCCATAGGGGTGCTGATGAATATCAGCATGAAGAGAACCTGGATTGAATAGTGATACCTCGTCGGGTAAGATCTGAAACCACATCAGAGAGGGGAGGCATAATGCGCAAGACAAAGGAGACGGCTCCGATAACGACCATTCTGGGAGTGGAAACCGCCGTTGAAGGCTCCATAGCCTTTACCGGTACGGTTCGGCTGGACGGCAGGGTTTCCGGAAAAATCGAAAGTCAGACGGGAACGGTTATTATCGGAGAAAAAGCCGTGATTGAAGCGGATATTTCCGTGGGCGTGGCTATTATCATGGGACGGGTCAAAGGGGTCATCGATGCCGCCAACCGGATCGAGATTTATCCTCCGGCGCAGGTGGATGGAGATATCCAGTCGCCGGTCATTTCCATTGATGCCGGGGTCCAGTTTAACGGCAAATGCACCATGAAACCCCGCGGAACAACGTTGGAGAAGAATCTTCCTCCTTTCGGTTCCCGGGAGGCGGAAGCGGGAGGAAAAGTTAAAAATTTTCCAAAAAACCTTTGACATTAATTAACGCTATGGTATAAGAGCAGTTTGTTTTGCATTTTATATGTGTTTAATTAAGAATTTTTGTAATAGCGACAGTGGTTTTGATTGCCGGAGGCGTTTTTATGGGATGTGATCGAAAATGGGTGTCGGCAGGAATAACCGTAGGATCCGGGGTATTCCTTTTAACGGGAGCCGCCCAGGCTTCAGGTGGCGGTATCAGTGTTTTCCCGGACCAGTCGTGTATTCTGCAGATCATTAATTTTCTGGTTTTGATCTGGGCGCTTAATATTATTTTGTATCGGCCGATGCGGAGCATAGTGGCCAAGCGTCAGGAGCACATGTCCGGTCTGGACAAAGATATTGAGCAGGCTAAAAAAGAGTTAAGCGAAAAGGAAAATGCTTACGCGGGTGCCATCAAAGAGGCCAAGACTGACGGCATGAAAGCAAAAAACGCTCTTCTCGAGGAGGGGACCGCGGAGGAAAATAAAATAATCGAAGAAATTAATCAGAAGGCCCAGCAGGCGCTGGCTGATAACAAAGCCAGAATTGCCCAGGATGTGAAAAAAGCAGCCGCGGATTTGCAGAAGGAAGTGGAAGCTTTTGCAGCAGATATCGGCCGGAAAATCTTGGGGAGGGAGCTTTCATGAGGACAACGGGAACATATAACTCATTGTTTAACCTGTCCAAATCGGCGAAGAAAACGGTTTTGATGGCGGTTACGGTCTGCCTGTTGCTGACG
Proteins encoded in this region:
- a CDS encoding ATP synthase F0 subunit B yields the protein MGCDRKWVSAGITVGSGVFLLTGAAQASGGGISVFPDQSCILQIINFLVLIWALNIILYRPMRSIVAKRQEHMSGLDKDIEQAKKELSEKENAYAGAIKEAKTDGMKAKNALLEEGTAEENKIIEEINQKAQQALADNKARIAQDVKKAAADLQKEVEAFAADIGRKILGRELS
- a CDS encoding polymer-forming cytoskeletal protein, which codes for MRKTKETAPITTILGVETAVEGSIAFTGTVRLDGRVSGKIESQTGTVIIGEKAVIEADISVGVAIIMGRVKGVIDAANRIEIYPPAQVDGDIQSPVISIDAGVQFNGKCTMKPRGTTLEKNLPPFGSREAEAGGKVKNFPKNL
- the mrdA gene encoding penicillin-binding protein 2, coding for MKNFFRTVDLDVYRKRLILLLLMITAAFAVLFSRLFFLQIIEGSDYLRLSANNCIRLQDIDPLRGLIFDRNGKCMVDNRPSFDLTIIPRDAGKIDDTLATLAEITGFTFQDLKSSYSKNKKGGYQPILLSADVSRDVLAAVMANKFDMPGVIIHLKPLRHYLYDRFAAHLIGYLGEISKKELEEREFTGYEAGCFVGKCGVERAFDRHLRGRKGGSQVEVNANGQVKRILKTVPAEAGNSIYLTIDFELQKKAEALLEGLCGAVVALDPLTGEVLALCSSPAFDQNSFISGLSGKAWRELVSDPRKPLSNKAIQAEYPPGSTYKIVTALAGLQERLISPAETFFCPGYYQYGDRLFRCWKEHGHGQVGMVNALAQSCDVYFYQLGQRAGVERLAWYAKGCGLGRPTGIDLFGEKAGLIPSEKWKRSRLKQPWYSGETLSVAIGQGYNLVTPIQMAVLAAAVANGGMIKKPLIMKKIETMDGIVVENGRTTDEGRLPVDPAALAVVREGLWKVVNEPGGTAYYRVHDEALDISGKTGTAQVVASPKEKDGRLSGLVDAIKPHAWFIAYAPSVNPKIAMAVVVERGGHGSSVAAPIAREMISMYLNGSPDPEHCPQPLASE
- the rodA gene encoding rod shape-determining protein RodA translates to MAEGEEGKKQVDWGILVPVFLLGIIGIMTIFSAAASETPDLQKRLCLKQAMWFAGSMMMILFFLFFNYKRLFSWAEGIYIVSIVLLIAVLLLGREAGGARRWLPLGPISVQPSEMMKMALVIIIAKYYSQKSITGGLTLRHLIVPMVLTAVPFGLILVQPDLGTAMLLVLITAFMTGFVKVRRRTVLVFGGALIAAAPLIWMFLLKSYQKLRVLTFLNPDRDPLGAGYHIIQSKIAIGSGMLFGKGYMKGTQNALAFLPEQHTDFIFSVLAEEWGLVGAGAVLLLYLFVIVWGIGIAYKCKDPFGIILSVGAIGVIFWQVVINVGMVMGLMPVVGVPLPLISYGGSSVLTFMMAIGVLMNISMKRTWIE